Part of the Gadus chalcogrammus isolate NIFS_2021 chromosome 22, NIFS_Gcha_1.0, whole genome shotgun sequence genome is shown below.
ACTTATGAGGCATGACCTGCCAATCCATTGCTATGTTGGCTGTATTAGTATATGAAACTGCTATTGTCGTACTTGCTGTATTTCTTGTGTTTTGGAATAAACTGGTTTGTTAATTTCCTTGCGTTTACTACGGTTTTCTACACCATGCttgacttattttttttaatctgtattCATGACTGAATCTGTCAAACTTTATGGTCCAGACTTCAGTTTGAACCCTATCTCAAGTTCATGAATCATCCTTCCATTTGGTTCACTGAAGTAACCTTAATTCCATGTGATTGCAAATTAAGGTCCCTATACTCTTATCAGAAAGATTTATTGGATTAGACTCATTATACTggcaattaaaatgtatttatttcatgacaaaacacacactgtcAGGTAATACATCCAAGTTGCCCAAGCTGAACGTCTTCAACGATGCTTAGGTtattacatttataaatatataacgaTAAAGAAACTGCGATCCCGATTGTGCAATGTTGTTGCAATGTCCTTGTTTCTTCGCTTGGTGGCGACAAAGTattatgtaataaaataaacataaagttGCACACTATTCTATCAACCGGCCACCAGCCTTATTTCAAACGATGTTTGATTCTAATCTCTAAACAGTTAGTGTTAGAGTATTACTTCAATTTACTTTaatttatttctgtgtgtttgttagcaTGTATGCAAACACCTTTGGGTGTGCACACACccaaaggcacacacatatttacCCAATGCAACATATAAACACCATTGCATGGTTTGTGTACTATAGAACCAGGCTTTGGAGTTGTCCTGGGGCCATGGATCTCCAGTATTTCTCAGCTGGACCAGGAGTAGGCGCTCCTCAAAGCCTGAGGAGCATATCGTGGAGCTGTGTCGCCAGTTGGGAGAGAGGCTGGGCctgaaagagggagagcaggTTGGGGGTTGTAGTTACTTTGCAGTGGTAgacactgtttgtttgtgtgtgtatcgtgactgtgtgttgtgttcccaAGGGCTTCCTGAGGCCCTGTCAGCAGGTCTCGTCTGTTCATCAGGTTTTTGTGGAGCCTCTGTCGTCCGATGACTGGGAGATTTTGGTGAGTGGGATGTCTGAGGCCTGTCAAAAAAACGGCCCATCGATAatattccccccctcccctcccatccagTGGATCAATTCATAACAAAAGCAGAGGATGAGTTTCCTCAAGCTAATCAATAATAAAGACCCAATAATGACAATGTATACAGTTATTTTCATTGAATTTGACCAAAGTtaataacacattttaagtAACCAGTCCAATTAAAACATGGCGGTCTCCTGCCACATCTCAAAGGGCAATGTAACGGCCCTAttgacttcctgtgtgtgtgtgttttgatgatTGTTGCCTCATGCGGGCTGACACTTGGTAGGAGCTCCACAGCGCAGCCCTGGAGCAGCAGCTGTTGGACCAGATTAGAGTGGTGTTCAAGGACGCTGTGTTTCCAGTGTGGGTTGACCAGCGCACCGCCGTCTACATCAGAATCGGTCAGCATCACTCACTGAACATTCTCACTTTATCTAATGCTGGTTTTGAATAATCATTAAAGTAATAACAGTCTGACACTCTTAAAACTCCCTGGGGTTTAGACATGAGATGTTTGTTTGTACAATTATAAACTTtatgaattattaaaaaaagaaatcttgCCATAAATCCAGACAATGAAAACATGTTTAATTCAAGCCAGCTTCTAGTGCTAAAATAGCCTCAAACTAATCCTACTGACTTTGGCATTTTGCAAAGAATGTCTTTATTATTAAAGATCCAAACCTACTGATCCAAATCCCTTATGGTGTCTTCCCTCTGCTCAGCGTCCCTTGAACCAGCGGTGCCTCACGGCCGCCTGGAGCGGTCCTCTGAGCTAGTCGTCTCCCCGAAGACCAGGCCCGGGACCGGCAGCTTCCTCCGCACTCCGCCCGGATCCGGCCAGGACCCGCCTCCGTACCGCCACCCCACCTCTGAAcccccgccctcctcaccgCGGCCCCCGTCCCTCGCTCAGAACCAGCAGTGGGGCGGCATCGGCAACCTGACGGGCCTCATGCGCTACCTCTTCACGGGCGCCGTGGGCCCCGCTAAGGAGACGATGCCCTCTGTTCCGGAGCTCCCCGCGCTGTTCAGTGCCTCGCTCCTCCGGGTGTGCCATCAGCCCCCCAACGCTCTCTGCACTATTAAccccggcgccgccgccgtggTCCATCTGTTTCCCTGGAACGAGACCGTGGACACCGGCTGCTCCATCTTATCCCAGTCGGCCGTCACCTACGGCCTGCTGTCCAAGATCCCCACCCCAAAGGAGGCCAGGGACGGCGCCAAGAGGGCCACGGAGCCGAGGAAGAACGCAGGTGCACTGAAGGTTGGAGAGGAGTTGGcaaaggagcagaaggaggaggtggaggaagggaaggagctGGCGGTGGTGCGCGTGGTGTGCCACCAtgtggaggagctgcaggaTGATCAGAACCGTGGAGAGATCCATTCTGGAAGGGTCTGGGTGAGTGTCCCAGTCTTAGCAGCCCAATCTGGCTCATTCCAGCCCCCACTGCTTTCCCTCCAGCTCAgaactgttgtgtgtgttgcgttgGTTCTCTGCAGATTACGCAGCACTTGGCAACGAGCATGAAAATCGATCCCCACTCAACGGTGCGAATTCAGCCAGTGGAATCTACGGTTACGGTAGCCTTGGGCGTCCGCCTGCAGCCTCTAGAACCACTGGTGAGCAACTAGACAGAGGTCCAATGAGAGGAGGCACCGGAGAGCAGGCGGTCTCTCCCCTCGGGTTTGATCTCAGCGTTTGCTGTTGGCTGCCTTCATCTCATGCCCATGTTGTTCTGTTCAGCCTGAGGAGAGCGATGATGCCATCCAGACTGCCTTCCTCGATTGGCTGCATTCTCAGAGCCACGAGCCCCTAGCCTGTCTCACCGCCCGCTCCAGCATCATCCTACTTCATGGGCCCAATGGTAATGTAGTGGAGCAGTGTGCCTTGAGCCAATTAGGGACATTATATGCTATTTAGTCATTCTGTTGATACTTTTGATCAAAAGCGCCTTACAGTGCAATGTTGAGGTTAATGTCTTccaggagaaggtaggggttagggcgtcttgctcaaggatgcctgcagGTGGTAGGCATTCGGTTTCGAATCCCGACCACTATGGTCCCTTATTGTGAAATTAATAATCAACGCACTGGCCTGCAGGTGGTCATAAAGGCAGATTCCTCTCCAACGGACGAGGAGGACCTCCAGGTTAAACTACCGGTTTGACCTCCCACATTTCTAATACAGAGACATGCCCCTTTTCTATCCTTTAGCTAAACTGGAGCTGGCCTTGACTGTGCTGCAGCCGGAGGCAGAGAGCGAGCTCCCCGACCAGCTCTTCCTGCTGGCCCCAGCTGTCCTCCAGAAGGCCGGAGTACAGGTAGCAGCTTGAGCGTCCTCCTCAACCCCAAACACCTCCCCGATGCGGCGTAGCTCTCCTCTGGCTTCCGACTGCTGGGGAAAAAATGCAATGAAGCCCAATCCTCCAGGAGCCAGTGTGCCAAAAAAAAACGCTCTCTGAAAAGCCCCTAATTTCCCATCCCTAATCCCGCTTCAGGTCGACCGAGGGCCGCCAACGGCAGACACGACCACGAAGGCGGTGGCTGACGCCCCGTACACGGAGCTCCCCCTCCTGGGCACTCTCGGGTGAgttgaccccccccacccccccccccaccgctctGAACGACTGCATGTGTTGGTCCGTGGCCAGTGGGGGTCGGACCGATCACAAAACAACGGTTTTGTCTTTGAATTAAAAGCTCTGCGCTTGTTGATCTGCTGTGACGGTTCCTCCTTCAGTGGGACAGAGCAGCTGAGCAAGGTGGGCTTCCAGTTCATGTCCCACAGCCTGCTGGGAAGCCCCCTCTCCCGGGAGCTGGGGGCCCTCGGACAGGGACTGCACGGCGGGGCCCTGCTCATCACCGGGGCCAAGGTAGGCGCGGACATGACGATATGATACATCATAAGAGTACTGTCCTTTATCATATGATGGTATGATACATCATAAGAGTACTGTTCTTTATCATATGATGATATGATACCATCATATGATACCATCATAAGAGTACTGTTCTTTATCATATGATGATATGATACATCATAAGAGGACTGTTCTTTATCATATGATGATATGATACATCATAAGAGTACTTTTCTTTATCATATGACGATATGTTACATCTTAAGAGTACTGTCCTTTATCATATGATGGTATGATACCATCATAAGAGTACTGTCCTTTATCATATGATGGTATGATACCATCATAAGAGTACTGTCCTTTATCATATGATGATATGATACCATCATAAGAGTACTGTCCTTTATCATATGATGGTATGATACCATCATAAGAGTACTGTCCTTCATCATATGATGATATGATACCATCATAAGAGGACTCTCCTTTAGAAGATTGATATTATCTGTTTACTCGGTCGGAATGCGTTGTGGAATGCATTCCTTCACGTCCCTCTGGGTAGCCTTTGGGAAATAATACTCTTTGGCTATGTTAAGAATATAGAGCGTGTATATATGTAAACTGTTTGTGTTCAAATATATACACGGCAACACGTATAAGCCGCTTTTAATAGTGGCAGTAATTCTCTTTGTGgagttgttcttgttctttgtCCTAGTTTTTCTAcagaataaattaaaacaaaatgaaagaaattCCACAGTGACACCCCAAGCAGTGTTTCTACCATTATAAACAAAAGATTAAAGCAAAACACGAGAAGGGAAGCCCTGaataattaataaagaaaataatgacTTGTAAGAGGGCTATGAAAGCTGGGTTAAAAAAGCGGTATTTGGAAAGCCTAACttcctgtgtctgtgcgtgtgttgtagCAAACCGTCCAGTGCATTATATTCAACACAATGAAGGGAAGATTTGATTGTGAAACTTTCTGTGATTTGCTGGAGGGTGACGCCAGGACATAACTTAATGCTTAATGCTCTGGTTGAGCAGCGCTGCAGACCCACATTGGGTGGGTCCAGGATCGAGTTGGTTCTACAGCATGATGAACTATCTTCATCCTGAAAAAATCCCCCTGTTATTATTtagcaaacataaaatattTCGCATAAACGTACTCCTGGGTTGAATCTATCTACAAATCGAATCAGAGTCATTGCGTTGGCCCTAGTGAGTTTCCCCATACAAGGCATTTGACCTGGTCATTCACTCTCAGTACACAATGCAACAACAGTATGGACgatcatatgtgtgtttgtgtttatgtctgtgtgttctggTCCACAAACAGACTGATTAGGGCTCAGATAAACCCGGTACTGCAAGAGATAATTCTTCTCCATGTTCGCTAGAAACTAGTGTTGGAGAAAGCACAATCCTGCTCTGCCATTGGTTGCCTCATCAGCATCGACACTAGACTGGCTGCCCCCAGGCCATTCTGctggcgatttgaattcgccctgcagaagggtctggagaagagcaatttGTTTCTTTCTGCtttcgatacgtttttgcggtagccaatcaccaagctggctttttcccctggcacgctattggctggttaaGACAGGgtagcgacggcaagcagccaatcgcgtacagagtcgtttgaactaggcccgttgatcacgtctcttgtgctgaagaaattGATATCAGTCCCCCAGACcaagcttggtctggcaatagccaggctacatCGAGACCACTAATCtgcaaaaaatgtaataaaagtcTCCTGGCTGCTCGGGAAGCGGACACAGAGCCGCTGGCCGCTGCTGCGGTTACTGCCGCTCCCCGTCGCCAGCCCTCACTGAACATGAGCGGCTGCAGGCCCCTACCGCTGCTCATTAATCCATCGGTGTGAGCGCACAGTCCTGGAAGGCTTCCAGGCCTCTGTTGTTAATGGTGGggccctgtctcccctcccagGGGAGTGGGAAGAGCGCTGTGTCCAGAGCTCTGTGCAGGAAGGCTGGCGAGGAGCTGGACACGTACGTGGAGGTGGTGGACTGCAAGAAGCTGAAaggtagacacacgcacacacacacaaaaacacacacacacacacacacacacacacacacacacacacacacacacacacacacacacacacacacacacacacacacacacacacacacacacacacacacacacacacacacacacacacacacacacacacacacacacaggaacgctATGCACTTTATATTTCTAGGGAAAAGGGCCGAAACGGTGCGACACTCCCTGGAGGAAACATTCCAACGGGCCCGGTGGAGGCAGCCCTCGGTGGTCCTGCTGGACGACCTCGATCATGTGACGGGGGCCGCGACCACGGCGGAACATGAGCACGGCCCGGAGGCCCTCCTACGACAGCACATCGCTCAGAGTACAAATCAACTCATTTCCATGATATGGATtgtttatatactgtgtatatacacacactataatcCCAGTaggctaagtgtgtgtgtgtgtgtgtgtgtgtgtgtgcgtgtgtgcaggtctGATAGACATAGTGGATGACTTGATGGTACGATCCAGCCTGGTGTGTCTCGTGGTCACCAGCCAGACGGAGcactctctccacccctccctcactgACGTGCAGGGCTCACACTTCTTCCAGGGATTCCTGCACATCCAACCCCCCGACCAGGTTGGACTCActctctcacgcacgcacacactcactggcccaatcccatttctaccccttaccccttccccttacccctcccccttgttttgaaggggtaggcttcccctttccccttcaaaacaagggggaggggtaagggtaaggggtaaggggtagaaatgggattgggcccctCACTCACTAACTGGccaaatcccatttctaccccttacccctcccccttgttttgaaggggtaagggtaaggggtaaggggtactcactccctcactcactcactcactcactcactcactcactcactcactcctggCCGGTGTGGCGGCGCCGTGTCCCTCCCTCAGGCCCAGCGAGCGGAGATCCTGCGgcgcctcgtcctccagaagcccTGCCTGTCGGCGCACACGGCGGACACGCTGGACCTGGGGGCCGTCGCCATGGAGACGGACGGCTACCTGGCCCGCGACCTGGCGCTGCTGCTGGAGCGGGCCGTGCACGCCAGCGCTGTGCGGGAGGAGCGCAGCGACCAGGGTACACCGCTCCGCCCGCTCGCCGGCCTTCTCTGGGCCTCTCTAGGCTCTGTAGGCTCTGCCCCCCACCAGAGGGAGGGCTTCAGTCTGGGTCTAAGGCTCCCTCTCTAGGCTCTGTAGGCTCTGCCCCCCACCAGAGGGAGGGCTTCAGTCTGGGTCTAAGGCTCCTTCTCTAGGCTCTGTAGGCTCTGCCCCCCACCAGAGGGAGGGCTTCAGTCTGGGTCTTAAGGCTCCTTCTCTAGGCGCTGTAGGCTCTGCCCCCCACCAGAGGGAGGGCTTCAGTCTGGGTCTTAAGGCTCCTTCTCTAGGCGCTGTAGGCTCTGCCCCCCACCAGAGGGAGGGCTTCAGTCTGGGTCTTAAGGCTCCTTCTCTAGGCGCTGTAGGCTCTGCCCCCCACCAGAGGGAGGGCTTCAGTCTGGGTCTTAAGGCTCCTTCTCTAGGCGCTGTAGGCTCTGCCCCCCACCAGAGGGAGGGCTTCAGTCTGGGTCTTAAGGCTTTGGTTCATCACTCGTCTTTGTGTGTCTTCTCTTTCGTTGATTGTGCTCGTAGCAATTGGTTCAACTGAGCTGCACATTGTATCAATCGACCGTGACCCTATCCCTTGTTCTTTATTCTTAATTCTGTCCGTTTACTGGTAGAGGAATTCCTCATAGCTGTGAGTCTTTAATATTTCTGAAAGGAGATTTTGGTTGATCTAGTGATCAAAAAAGGGTGTCAGTGAGAGTGAAtgctcacacacaaccactgcatttctctctctctctctctctctctctcgctctcgctctctctctcggtagCAGGCGATGGTCTGTGCCTGAGGTGGAGTCACTTTGAGCAGGCCATGAAGGGCTTCACCCCGCCGTCCCTGTGGGGGGTGAGGCTGGAGACCCCCCCCGGGGTGGGGCTGGACCGGGTGGGGGGCCTGAAGGAGGTGCGGCAGGAGCTCTTGGACACCGTCCTGCTTCCTGCTAAGgtgagccaatcagaaccccTGGCTGTACCCAGGCCTCAGCGGGGGGCAGCGTCGTGCCCCCTCAGCATGGGGGGCCCGGCGTGCAGGGCCTCCAGCTGGGCGTTGTACAGCAGGGCCTTGAGGTCGGCCCCGGTGAAGAGATCTCGGTCAGGACCCTTCCTTTATGACCTCCAACACCATGAGACCTGGAGGGGCTTTAGGACGGAGCGCAGACGAGGGGGAACAACCTGCTCACATTCACTGTTATGTTCTCCCTGTGATCATATCCGTCaaaatgagaaggagagaggggtggtcctggctcaggaggtggagcgggggtCTTATAACCGGAAGGTTGTTGGCTCGATCCCCGGCTCGTCCTAGCtcgagtgccgaggtgtccctgagcaagagacACCTCggcctaactgctcccgacgagctgtaTGTACAGTGGAAAGTCGCTTCcgctaaaagcgtctgccaaatgctgTTGTCAATTCGTTTTACATCCCAATTTCCCGGGGGATGTGGTTTTATTTCCATGTAATGGTGTCTACTGCTATGTCCGTGTTGCCTGTGTGCTTGGGGACTAACCATCGCCCCGCGTCTCTCATGGGCCCCCCTCTGTACCCCCCAGTACCCCGTCCTGTTCTCCAGACTAACCATCGCCCCGCGTCTCTCATGGGCCCCCCTCTGTACCCCCAGTACCCCGTCCTGTTCTCCAGACTCCCCATCCGCCACCGCTCAGGGCTCCTGCTGTACGGGGCCCCCGGCACGGGGAAGACCCTGCTGGCCGGCGCCGCGGCCCGGGACAGCGGAATGAACTTCATCAGCATCAAGGTACCCCCTCCGTGGGGAGGGCCCCTCACCCTGCCCCCCGTGGGCTCCTGGGACCCCTGGAGAAATCGATATTTAGAATTTAATAGTTCTCTATAGGAACGTTGCACAGTGGCTGTTATGCTTTGATTTGAAATGTTAATACTCTTTGATTTGAAAGTCTAATACTTCTCCCTATTTCGACAGAGAAACATGCAACTAATTTACAATCAATATTTTCCTGGTTGGGCAAATTTAAAAATGATCTTTCAGAGAAAATAATTGAAATGATTTGAAGCGTATCGTTGGGGTTTGTTGGTGTGGTGGACCCTGATGGGCTGAGCTGGTGCCGCTGTAGACAGAAGACACTGAGACGTGGGTTTGGTTTCTGTCACCGTCTCTGCTGCTAGGGGCCAGAGCTGCTCAGCAAGTATATTGGAGCCAGTGAGCAGGGGGTCCGCGACGTCTTCCAGAGGTGGGTCCGCTCTCCCTCCCGTCCCCAGAAGACCCCTCATATGATTTATTATAATATTGAGGAATTTAATTGAGCAACTGTGTTTGTTTCTTGTTGCCAATGGGCTGGAACAGCAAGTAAtacaaaacaggaaacaggaaaaagATTACATAAACCAATCACAGTCCTCATAGGCCTATTGAAAAGGAGGGTTTTCAGTAGAGCTTTGAATGTCTTGAGAGACATGTATTTATAGGAATAGACAAAGCCCTTTACAAAGAATCAAGCTCAGACTGATGAAACAAAACGCAGAGGACGGAAGACAAACATGTAAATGGGAACAGCATCCCAATCCAACAACCAGCCCAGAGTGTAAACCTGGCTCTGTGCTCCTCGCCCTGCCCTGTAGGGCCCAGGCCGCCTCGCCCTGCATCCTGTTCTTCGATGAGTTTGACTCCCTGGCCCCCCGGCGGGGCCACGACAGCACGGGGGTGACGGACCGCGTGGTCAACCAGCTCCTGACCCAGCTGGACGGGGTGGAGGGGCTTCAGGGTAGGAGCTGTCCCACCCTGCACCTCCCACCGTTGGATACACCTTCTGcacagtgtggtggtggtgctgaaaGGATTCTAGGATTATACACACATTTTGATATGAACTTTATTATcaacatatattatattcatttTTAGGTCAAATACCAACTATTTGCAATAACGAATACAGCTTATGGCTGCAGAAAGGCTCATAATAGCAGTCTTGAGCGCTAACTTGTACGTTATATTGGAGCTCAAGTGAGCTACAAAAGGAGCATTATTATTAGGAAGTGCCCTTTACGTTGTTTTCCACTTGCTTTGGCAGCAGAAGTGTTATAAAAAGGTCATATAAAATAGGTTTCAGCGAGTGACAGGGGAAGGTGACTTTGGCCACTTTATCCCAATTACCTCTGGCAGCTCATACACAACCCTGCCCAAGCTGCCTGATGCCTAAAGACCTGTCGCCTTCAGTTCAGAGTCCGGACTTCACACTGCCACCCCCTCCAAGGACACGTCTTGAAAactttctgtgcgtgtgtgtgcgtgtgtgtgtgtgcgcgtgttgttATCAGGAGTTTATGTGCTTGCGGCCAGCAGTCGCCCAGACATGATTGACCCTGCCCTGCTCAGACCAGGGCGTCTGGACAAGTCCCTGTACTGCCCTCCGCCTGACGTGGTGAGTACCCAGCAGGTCCCTGCCGGCCTCAGTAGCCCTGCTAAAAATCaccagaacactgctttcatcTGCTCTTTATTCACTGAGCCGACGTGATCCGAAGCGACAGTGGACCCAGATAGATGTCGTCTGGAGCAGGGAGGGGCTTCGTGCTCTACCACGATGACCACCAACGATAATATTTCAAAGAACTGTGCGTTGAAGTGCTATTCCTGAAGATGGTGTGTCCCGTAGTATCTACACGTAGATGAACCGCCGGTGATGTTTGTGGGATTCATGCCTTGACAGTAATCCAACATGTGTTTCATCAATACATGTTGACTGGGAGCAGGCAGACATTCACTTCCTTTGGAGACAGTTGTCTTTCTTTGTTGGAATGATCCTTATTTACTTCtgattataaatgtatttttattagtATTTATTAGTATATTAGCGATTTAAGATAACCTTTAAACATTATTGATAAAAGATCATATTTGAGtaaatattcatgtttttttttcaagcaacaaaataaaataaaaataaagataaaaaaaaagattcttgAAACGAACCCATGGCAGTAAGGCAGCGCTCACCCCCGACTCCAGGAGGACCGCGTGGAGATCCTGCAGGCGCTGAGCGGGGCCCTGGCGCTGGGCCCCGACGTGGACCTGCGGCAGCTGGCCGAGGCCACCGAGCTCTTCACCGGGGCCGACCTCAAGGCCCTGCTGTACAACGCCCAGCTGGAGGCCCTGCACGCCgggccccccccgtcccccgcccTGCAGGTCAGTACGGGGGACACTAGATATACTGGAGTAATACTGGAGACTAAGTACTTATCTCTACTTAATCCCTGCACGGCACGCGCGCACTCTGAGCACTCTGGCCGTGCACTCTGCCCGTGCACTCTTCTCGTGCACTCTTTTCGTGCACTCTGCCCGTGCACTATGCCTGTGCACTCTGCCCGTGCACTATGCCGTGCACTCATTCCACATGACTGGGGTCTTCCACGCGGCTAGGCAGGCCTGTATCTCAGGCTAGCGAGGGAGTCCCGTGTTCAGAGGGAGGCCTGAGGGCCTGGGGGTTTGTCGGGTGGGAGCCTTTCAGACTACATCGTACTCTGGCTGGTTGATCCAAACGGTCTGCCCTAGCTTTGACACTTTGATCTTAACTTCACAGGATGTGTTTGATTTCATGCGTGATTGCCCAAGTAATCCGGTCAAAGTATGCTGCCTTTTAAAGGTCAGTGGTACAAAGTTGTAGAATCTGTAAGGCAAACTTTTCATCCATATTGAAGACATTTAAACGTTGGTGGATTGTTTAGAAAGGGCACATATAATGGAGACAAGAATAACTATTGTATATTAGTGAGCAAGGAAAAGTTAGAAAGGGTCTTGATTCTGATTCTACCAGATTTGAGTAGTATGCCCTTGGAGTCAACAGTGCTAGCGGCGATGATGTCATCGCTCATGTGATGGCTTTGCTGTTGTCTCAGTGCTTCGGTATGTTGTTTGGCTCAGAACCAAAGGGCCATGATTTGGGTCAACCCGGGTCCTGTCACATCCACTCTGAGACCAACactaaaaatagaaaataaataacagcTTGGATTTGGTAAATCGCCTGCTGTGGGAATCTGACTTCAAGTCAACACTGGGGCAGTGAAGCGAGGGTGTATGGAAACGGATTGActtttgtgtgagtttgttagGCAGAGACAGTCTTGATTGACATGTTGTTAATGACAACTGGCGCGAGTgctcagatgagcttggtgcaTGTAATCGTTTCTCTACACTGTTAGATTCTTCACTGGTACATCGTCTTTGGAGCGTTAATCTTCTCTTCCCTAGCGTATCTTTCACACTGATAAGCGTTATAACTCAAACCCTGTTTGAGCTGGTTTTCAACAACGGTCAATCAAAACAAATTAATGATTCATTTTCCACAGAACTTGTGACGCAGTAATCGCATCACCTTTATTCAGAGCTCCTTGTCAACCCTTAAGCAGTTTCCAGCGTTAACCGGTTTACTATATCCAACTGAGCAGAATCTTTCATCCAAAGCAGGGGTAGCCAACACGCGCCCGCGGGTATCTGGTTGCCCCTCAGGGACCATGGGAGTCGTCCGCAGGGCATGTTCTGAAAATAGCACTAAAACAAATTGGAAAATTCGTACTTAATTGTGTTGTTCTTGTTTTCATCAACGAGACTTGCAGCGATGTCGAGTTGATGGCAATgacaatattttatattatatttaattattcttttttaatttaaaaactcTAACCTTGTCTAGAAAGTTCAATATCGTGCGCCCTCTTTGCTGAGACAAGCTAGCAAGCACAACTTAAAGGTGGAGCTAGATGCGGacccacaaaataaataaaaacatggcGGAATagagcaagaaaa
Proteins encoded:
- the pex1 gene encoding peroxisome biogenesis factor 1 isoform X3, which encodes MFVNQGIQPVTVVFNNAKNCFLHLPPNVISHLSLHENQALELSWGHGSPVFLSWTRSRRSSKPEEHIVELCRQLGERLGLKEGEQGFLRPCQQVSSVHQVFVEPLSSDDWEILELHSAALEQQLLDQIRVVFKDAVFPVWVDQRTAVYIRIASLEPAVPHGRLERSSELVVSPKTRPGTGSFLRTPPGSGQDPPPYRHPTSEPPPSSPRPPSLAQNQQWGGIGNLTGLMRYLFTGAVGPAKETMPSVPELPALFSASLLRVCHQPPNALCTINPGAAAVVHLFPWNETVDTGCSILSQSAVTYGLLSKIPTPKEARDGAKRATEPRKNAGALKVGEELAKEQKEEVEEGKELAVVRVVCHHVEELQDDQNRGEIHSGRVWITQHLATSMKIDPHSTVRIQPVESTVTVALGVRLQPLEPLPEESDDAIQTAFLDWLHSQSHEPLACLTARSSIILLHGPNAKLELALTVLQPEAESELPDQLFLLAPAVLQKAGVQVDRGPPTADTTTKAVADAPYTELPLLGTLGGTEQLSKVGFQFMSHSLLGSPLSRELGALGQGLHGGALLITGAKGSGKSAVSRALCRKAGEELDTYVEVVDCKKLKGKRAETVRHSLEETFQRARWRQPSVVLLDDLDHVTGAATTAEHEHGPEALLRQHIAQSLIDIVDDLMVRSSLVCLVVTSQTEHSLHPSLTDVQGSHFFQGFLHIQPPDQAQRAEILRRLVLQKPCLSAHTADTLDLGAVAMETDGYLARDLALLLERAVHASAVREERSDQAGDGLCLRWSHFEQAMKGFTPPSLWGVRLETPPGVGLDRVGGLKEVRQELLDTVLLPAKYPVLFSRLPIRHRSGLLLYGAPGTGKTLLAGAAARDSGMNFISIKGPELLSKYIGASEQGVRDVFQRAQAASPCILFFDEFDSLAPRRGHDSTGVTDRVVNQLLTQLDGVEGLQGVYVLAASSRPDMIDPALLRPGRLDKSLYCPPPDVEDRVEILQALSGALALGPDVDLRQLAEATELFTGADLKALLYNAQLEALHAGPPPSPALQDVFDFMRDCPSNPVKVCCLLKEPPACGSDSDGSLSSMIFLNNSSASEDSLGEAEPALSLDQSMVFLEHSMLPAADPAQGSNAWRLYFGSSYESELGHASPSPPNSLCASGPGSTTQESSAGALAREAAGSLPPACMPTLRGGFQELGPEELQRLLLDVGVVKGSYRRTDEECVRSRPVSGGAGLMLSQAHLTSALAQTRPSLGSQDWQRFSRLYEAFGDPGARGARSPALFKPGQRVTLA
- the pex1 gene encoding peroxisome biogenesis factor 1 isoform X1, which encodes MFVNQGIQPVTVVFNNAKNCFLHLPPNVISHLSLHENQALELSWGHGSPVFLSWTRSRRSSKPEEHIVELCRQLGERLGLKEGEQGFLRPCQQVSSVHQVFVEPLSSDDWEILELHSAALEQQLLDQIRVVFKDAVFPVWVDQRTAVYIRIASLEPAVPHGRLERSSELVVSPKTRPGTGSFLRTPPGSGQDPPPYRHPTSEPPPSSPRPPSLAQNQQWGGIGNLTGLMRYLFTGAVGPAKETMPSVPELPALFSASLLRVCHQPPNALCTINPGAAAVVHLFPWNETVDTGCSILSQSAVTYGLLSKIPTPKEARDGAKRATEPRKNAGALKVGEELAKEQKEEVEEGKELAVVRVVCHHVEELQDDQNRGEIHSGRVWITQHLATSMKIDPHSTVRIQPVESTVTVALGVRLQPLEPLPEESDDAIQTAFLDWLHSQSHEPLACLTARSSIILLHGPNAKLELALTVLQPEAESELPDQLFLLAPAVLQKAGVQVDRGPPTADTTTKAVADAPYTELPLLGTLGGTEQLSKVGFQFMSHSLLGSPLSRELGALGQGLHGGALLITGAKGSGKSAVSRALCRKAGEELDTYVEVVDCKKLKGKRAETVRHSLEETFQRARWRQPSVVLLDDLDHVTGAATTAEHEHGPEALLRQHIAQSLIDIVDDLMVRSSLVCLVVTSQTEHSLHPSLTDVQGSHFFQGFLHIQPPDQAQRAEILRRLVLQKPCLSAHTADTLDLGAVAMETDGYLARDLALLLERAVHASAVREERSDQAGDGLCLRWSHFEQAMKGFTPPSLWGVRLETPPGVGLDRVGGLKEVRQELLDTVLLPAKYPVLFSRLPIRHRSGLLLYGAPGTGKTLLAGAAARDSGMNFISIKGPELLSKYIGASEQGVRDVFQRAQAASPCILFFDEFDSLAPRRGHDSTGVTDRVVNQLLTQLDGVEGLQGVYVLAASSRPDMIDPALLRPGRLDKSLYCPPPDVEDRVEILQALSGALALGPDVDLRQLAEATELFTGADLKALLYNAQLEALHAGPPPSPALQDVFDFMRDCPSNPVKVCCLLKEPPACGSDSDGSLSSMIFLNNSSASEDSLGEAEPALSLDQSMVFLEHSMLPAADPAQGSNAWRLYFGSSYESELGHASPSPPNSLCASGPGSTTQESSAGALAREAAGSLPPACMPTLRGGFQELGPEELQRLLLDVGVVKGSYRRTDVSGRREECVRSRPVSGGAGLMLSQAHLTSALAQTRPSLGSQDWQRFSRLYEAFGDPGARGARSPALFKPGQRVTLA